ACTGGCGAATCCCGGCAGAACCAGGATCCATCGCCTCTAGTCTTCACGCATAACGCGAAAGGCGACATCGTGACCATCGAGGTTCACCCTGACATCAGCCCGCTGGCGTTCCTGCTCGGCACCTGGCAAGGGACCGGTCGCGGCGACTACCCGACCATAGACTCGTTCGAGTACGGAGAAGAGATCCAGTTCAGCCACGTCGGCAAACCGTTTCTGATCTACCGTCAGCGCACATGGGCGCTCTCCGACCGAGCGCCGATGCACAGCGAGACCGGCTACTTTCGGAGCGGCGGGGACGGAGCCGTCGAACTGGTGCTGGCCCAACCGAGCGGGATTGCGGAAGTCCACGCCGGACGGCTCAGCGGCACCACGATCGACCTGCGCACCACCGGCGTTGCCCTGACACCGACCGCCAAGGAGGTCGTCGGAGTCGGACGCCGGTTAGAGGTGGACGGCCAGGTGCTCCACTACCGCCTCGACATGGAGGCGGTCGGCGAGGCCTATCAGTTCCACCTCGAGGCGGAACTTCACCGCATCGAAGAGAAGGGCTAGACACCTGCCATCTATGGTTCTTCCGTAGCACACTCCCAGCCGGGAGGAGAGCGGCGCGCAGGAACCGGGCATTCGGGCAGACTGGATATCGATGGCAGAAGAACACGGCCACGATCGGATTCACCACGCGGTGTGGGACCCGCCCTGGTTGCGGGCGTCGTACGCCCGCTGCCTGTGGGACGGCGGGAACACCGGCGACAATTCGGAGTTCTGCTCAGAGGCTTGCGCGGAGATGTACGCGCAGTGGGATCATGACACCGCACGCAGGGATTACGGTCGCGAACCGGTCCCCGGACGCCATGACGAGTTCGTGGCAGTGCTTCCTATCAGAACGCCGCGCCGCCGGCCACACTCAGGCTGAAACCACGATTGCCGCTCGATCCCACTACGTTTGGCCCGTGACTCGACTCACCACCCTCGCCAGAGCCGTCGACCCCCGCATCCCGTCACACCGGGTGGTGCTGCTCATTTCAGGGATCGCTGCGGCGGCCGCCTGGGGGCTGGCTCCGGACGGCGATGGCGTCCGACTGGCACTCAACGCAGGCGTCGCGTCGTTCCTCGCCTGGGCGATCGGTCGCGAACTCGACCCGGATCGGCCAAATGCGGCGGCGGTGGCCGCCGTGCTGGCGGGAATCGCGATCATCACCGTGGGCGAGGCGCTGCTCTTTCCAACGCTGCTCGCACTGCTGGCGATCAGGGTGTTGCACCGGTCAACCGGGCTGCCTCCCACTCTGTTCGATCTGATCGCGCTGCCGGGAGCTGCATTCGCTGGGGCGAGTTCGACTATTGGCTGGACGGCCGGTCTCGCACTGGCATTCGCGGTGGCGAGAGATCACCGCCTGCCCGACCCTGCACCTCGCCGCCAACTCGCCGCCGCCTTCTTCATCGCCTCTGCTGCTACCGCCGGCGCCCTCATCAGTGGTTCACCGGACGATTGGACGGCTCCTGCGGCCGGGCAGGCGATCGTGCTCGCCGTTGGTGTTTTCGCCGGCCTCAGTATGCGGATCTACGAACCGCGCTCGGTTGCCGACCATACCGGAGGTCTCCTCATCGCCCGCCGGCTCCAGAGCGCCCGGGTCGGCGCCATTGGCGCAGGCCTGCTGGCGGCCGCGGTGGGCGGAGGTGCCGGCATTGCGGCGCTCATCCCACTATGGGCGGCGATCGCCGGCGTTGCAGCATGGGATCGAGTAGGACCCGACCAGGTGTCCTACTCCGAGAGGACAAGGTAGGAACACTCGCGACTCGCGACCCGTCACTCGCGACTTATTTCAAACGTGCTTTCGATGTTGGCCGTCGCCGCCAGCATTGTGTAGGCCGAGCAAATCTTGTTATCGCTCAGCCAGATCGCCCGCTCGAGCCGTTGCGGATCGACGTCACCTACGATGCGATAGTGCAGTGCAATGTTGGTCCAGATCCGGGGAGGCTCAGGGG
This Acidimicrobiia bacterium DNA region includes the following protein-coding sequences:
- a CDS encoding FABP family protein, whose amino-acid sequence is MTIEVHPDISPLAFLLGTWQGTGRGDYPTIDSFEYGEEIQFSHVGKPFLIYRQRTWALSDRAPMHSETGYFRSGGDGAVELVLAQPSGIAEVHAGRLSGTTIDLRTTGVALTPTAKEVVGVGRRLEVDGQVLHYRLDMEAVGEAYQFHLEAELHRIEEKG